The Planococcus donghaensis genome contains a region encoding:
- the thiT gene encoding energy-coupled thiamine transporter ThiT, producing the protein MRNKKVLLMMEIAIFAALGFVLDFISFRMPQGGSVSLVMIPIVLIAFRRGVGAGVLTGLLVGLLQIVSGFISVTPLSFGFVVMQVILDYLLAYAVVGFAGVMRAKYLQHAEAKQTGKMLIAIVSGVLIASVLRYFVHVVTGILFFGMFAEGNVVIYSAVYNATYMIPVFLLAAFVCSALFAAAPKLVNAEAQ; encoded by the coding sequence ATGAGAAATAAAAAAGTTTTGTTAATGATGGAAATTGCAATTTTTGCAGCTCTTGGATTTGTTTTAGACTTTATATCATTCCGGATGCCACAAGGCGGTTCAGTTAGTTTAGTCATGATTCCAATCGTCTTAATCGCTTTTAGAAGAGGTGTTGGTGCGGGCGTTTTAACTGGCTTGTTAGTCGGCTTGTTACAAATTGTTTCTGGCTTTATCTCTGTAACCCCTTTGTCATTCGGCTTTGTCGTTATGCAAGTGATATTGGATTATCTATTAGCATATGCTGTGGTCGGATTCGCGGGTGTGATGCGCGCAAAATATTTGCAGCATGCGGAAGCGAAGCAAACTGGAAAAATGCTAATCGCAATTGTCTCAGGCGTGCTTATTGCATCGGTATTGCGTTATTTCGTGCATGTCGTCACCGGTATTTTGTTCTTCGGTATGTTTGCTGAAGGCAATGTAGTAATTTACTCTGCTGTGTACAATGCTACGTATATGATCCCTGTATTTTTACTCGCTGCTTTTGTTTGTTCAGCGCTTTTCGCAGCTGCTCCAAAATTGGTGAATGCTGAAGC